One Phycisphaerae bacterium RAS2 DNA window includes the following coding sequences:
- the gyrB gene encoding DNA gyrase subunit B: MSTSVADTQVTNPAEEKAKAARGHGEYGADSIKVLEGMEAVRKRPSMYIGDTGLHGLHHLVWEVVDNSVDEALGGFCKSITIKINSDGSCTVTDDGRGIPFETKRVPENPQLDGKSTLEIVLTVLHAGGKFDRDSYAISGGLHGVGVSVVNALSSSMVVEVQREGKVATMRFERGKVVKPLEFIGETTRTGTRVEFMPDSEVFDDTNFRTETLVTRLRELAYLNEGLRIRFIDERIGKQEEYFYTDGLRAFVDHMNEGKAGVHKAQVLSGRDEGLGLACKIAFQFNDGYNENILSFANNIKNRDGGTHLSGFQMGLTRTLNAYARKNNLLKGDLQIKGEDWREGLTAIVSAQVREPDFQGQTKDRLMNAEVEGFVQTVVNEQLGNWLEENPGDAKKVIQKGIQAAVAREAARKAREATRKSALSSGNLPGKLWDCRSKDPGESELFLVEGDSAGGSAKQGRDSMRQAILPLKGKILNVEKARLDRILSHEEIKTVISALGCGVPGSEDFDATKCRYGKIIIMTDADVDGSHIRTLLLTFFFRHMRSLIDNGFMFVAQPPLYLLKRGKKAEFVLNDTVLDGKLNEWGLEGTRLEVRADGSAAPRHIEGEKLRELVRTLDEISFIERSLNRRGIEFESFVKNHAMDRAAPLPQVRAVLAGAEHYFADDDAFNAFRRQAAEKHLQLEVIDGGMSLPGEDGDGEVVRLVRYELPESRRLEKCLRTVEEFKLPLPDYFLRREELITGELSAARYVLLPAEGEPVELEGLASVASGVRKLGQRGTTVKRFKGLGEMNADELWETTLDPTKRQLLKVVISEEAGDVEQLEADWRNADRIFSILMGDDVEIRRGFIETNAIHVKDLDI, translated from the coding sequence ATGAGCACATCCGTGGCTGACACGCAAGTGACCAACCCGGCCGAGGAGAAGGCGAAAGCCGCCCGCGGCCATGGCGAATACGGAGCCGACAGCATCAAGGTGCTGGAGGGCATGGAGGCGGTGCGCAAGCGCCCCTCGATGTACATCGGCGACACCGGACTTCACGGCCTGCACCACCTTGTGTGGGAAGTTGTGGACAACTCGGTGGACGAGGCCCTGGGCGGCTTCTGCAAGAGCATCACCATCAAGATCAACTCCGACGGAAGCTGCACCGTCACCGACGATGGGCGCGGCATTCCGTTCGAGACGAAGCGCGTCCCGGAGAATCCGCAGCTCGACGGAAAGAGCACGCTGGAAATCGTGCTGACCGTGCTGCACGCCGGCGGCAAGTTCGACCGCGACAGCTATGCCATTAGCGGTGGGCTTCACGGCGTCGGTGTTAGCGTGGTGAACGCGCTGTCGTCGTCGATGGTCGTCGAGGTGCAGCGCGAGGGGAAAGTCGCCACGATGCGCTTCGAGCGCGGCAAGGTCGTCAAGCCGCTGGAGTTCATCGGCGAGACGACACGCACCGGCACGCGTGTCGAGTTCATGCCCGACTCCGAGGTGTTTGACGACACCAACTTCCGGACCGAGACGCTGGTCACGCGCCTGCGCGAACTGGCCTACCTGAATGAGGGCCTGCGCATCCGCTTTATCGACGAGCGCATCGGCAAGCAGGAGGAGTATTTCTACACCGACGGCCTGCGGGCCTTCGTTGACCACATGAACGAAGGCAAGGCCGGCGTGCACAAGGCGCAGGTCTTGAGCGGGCGCGACGAAGGCCTGGGCCTCGCCTGCAAGATCGCCTTTCAGTTCAACGACGGCTACAACGAGAACATCCTTTCCTTCGCGAACAACATCAAGAACCGCGACGGCGGCACGCACCTGTCGGGGTTTCAGATGGGCCTGACACGCACGCTGAACGCGTACGCGCGCAAGAACAACCTGCTCAAGGGCGATTTGCAGATCAAGGGCGAGGACTGGCGCGAGGGGCTGACCGCGATCGTCTCGGCGCAGGTGCGCGAGCCGGATTTCCAGGGTCAGACCAAAGACCGCCTGATGAACGCCGAGGTCGAGGGCTTTGTCCAGACAGTTGTCAACGAACAGCTCGGCAACTGGCTGGAGGAAAACCCCGGCGACGCGAAGAAGGTGATTCAAAAAGGCATCCAGGCGGCTGTCGCGCGCGAGGCGGCGCGCAAGGCCCGCGAGGCGACGCGCAAGAGCGCCCTGTCCAGCGGCAACCTGCCCGGCAAGCTTTGGGATTGCCGCAGCAAGGACCCGGGCGAGAGCGAGTTGTTCCTCGTCGAGGGTGATTCGGCCGGCGGCTCGGCCAAGCAGGGGCGCGACTCGATGCGCCAGGCGATCCTCCCGCTGAAGGGCAAAATCCTGAACGTCGAGAAGGCGCGGCTGGATCGAATCCTCTCGCACGAGGAAATCAAGACGGTGATCAGCGCGCTGGGTTGCGGTGTCCCCGGCAGCGAGGACTTCGACGCGACGAAGTGCCGCTACGGCAAGATCATCATCATGACCGACGCCGACGTCGACGGCAGCCACATTCGCACGCTGCTGCTCACGTTCTTCTTCCGCCACATGCGCTCGCTGATCGACAACGGGTTCATGTTCGTGGCGCAGCCGCCGCTGTACCTGCTCAAGCGCGGCAAGAAGGCGGAGTTCGTCCTGAACGACACGGTGCTGGACGGCAAGCTGAACGAATGGGGTCTGGAGGGGACGCGCTTGGAGGTGCGGGCCGACGGGTCGGCAGCGCCGCGGCACATCGAGGGCGAAAAGCTGCGCGAGCTGGTGCGCACGCTGGATGAGATTTCCTTCATCGAGCGGTCGCTGAATCGGCGCGGCATTGAGTTTGAGTCTTTTGTCAAGAATCACGCGATGGATCGCGCCGCCCCGCTGCCGCAGGTGCGGGCCGTCCTGGCCGGCGCGGAGCATTACTTCGCCGATGACGACGCGTTCAACGCGTTCCGGCGGCAGGCCGCCGAGAAGCACTTGCAGCTGGAGGTCATCGACGGCGGCATGAGCCTGCCCGGTGAAGACGGCGACGGTGAGGTCGTGCGCCTCGTGCGTTACGAATTGCCCGAAAGCCGCCGGCTGGAGAAGTGCCTGCGCACGGTGGAGGAGTTCAAGTTGCCGTTGCCGGACTACTTCCTGCGGCGCGAAGAGCTGATCACCGGCGAGTTGAGCGCCGCGCGATATGTCCTGCTGCCGGCCGAGGGCGAGCCGGTCGAACTGGAAGGCCTCGCGTCGGTCGCGTCGGGCGTGCGCAAGCTGGGCCAGCGCGGCACGACGGTGAAACGGTTCAAGGGTCTGGGCGAGATGAACGCGGACGAATTGTGGGAGACCACACTCGACCCGACCAAGCGGCAGCTGCTCAAGGTCGTCATCTCCGAGGAGGCCGGTGACGTTGAGCAGTTGGAGGCCGACTGGCGCAACGCCGACCGCATCTTTTCGATTCTCATGGGGGACGACGTCGAGATTCGCCGCGGGTTCATCGAGACCAACGCGATCCACGTCAAGGACCTGGATATCTGA
- the dnaN gene encoding DNA polymerase III subunit beta, with amino-acid sequence MKCVIDRAALLEALAATSSVLLTRTPKPILQCIRVTAEKQGVILTAYDQEVGLRCVVKQVDVTKTGETLVPGDRLFSIVRESADETLSFETDGDVLQVRGADSYFKINGQNVREYPPVPDMEGEPDFVVKVAALREAVDKTLFAAARENTRYAINGVLWEKSGKHVNLVATDGRRLAMSGVSLEKAVGEDRSAIVPTKALSLLGKLHFDADEAMDVQIKQNQVLLRTSRATISSVLVEGHFPKYQDVIPRDNDKKIPLQTEAFRSAVRRAALLANMESKGVRIAISSEGMVLTSRSPEQGEARINVTVDYKGTPIEIGFNPEFLLDALKVCDAEIVLELKDPGRPGVFKSGPHFTYVVMPVNLS; translated from the coding sequence ATGAAATGCGTTATTGATCGAGCTGCGTTGCTGGAGGCCCTCGCGGCAACGTCGAGCGTCCTCCTGACCCGTACCCCCAAGCCGATCCTCCAGTGCATCCGTGTCACGGCGGAAAAGCAGGGCGTGATCCTGACGGCCTACGATCAGGAAGTCGGCCTGCGCTGCGTGGTGAAGCAGGTCGATGTGACCAAGACGGGCGAAACGCTGGTCCCCGGCGACCGCCTGTTCTCGATCGTGCGGGAATCGGCCGACGAGACGCTGTCGTTCGAAACCGATGGCGACGTGCTCCAGGTTCGCGGAGCCGACAGCTATTTCAAGATCAACGGACAGAATGTGCGCGAGTACCCGCCGGTGCCCGACATGGAGGGCGAGCCGGACTTCGTCGTAAAGGTGGCAGCCTTGCGCGAGGCGGTCGACAAGACCCTGTTCGCCGCGGCGCGCGAGAACACGCGCTACGCCATCAACGGCGTCCTATGGGAGAAGAGCGGCAAGCATGTGAACCTTGTCGCGACCGACGGCCGGCGGCTGGCAATGTCAGGCGTCTCGCTGGAGAAGGCCGTCGGCGAGGATCGCTCAGCGATTGTCCCGACGAAGGCGCTATCGCTGCTGGGCAAGCTGCACTTCGACGCCGACGAAGCGATGGACGTGCAGATCAAGCAAAACCAGGTGTTGCTGCGCACGTCGCGGGCGACGATCAGCAGCGTGCTGGTCGAAGGGCATTTCCCGAAGTACCAGGACGTCATCCCGCGCGATAACGACAAGAAGATTCCGCTGCAGACCGAGGCGTTTCGCAGCGCCGTGCGCCGGGCCGCCCTGCTGGCCAACATGGAATCCAAGGGCGTGCGCATCGCCATTTCGAGCGAGGGCATGGTGCTGACCAGCCGTTCGCCGGAGCAGGGCGAGGCGCGCATCAACGTGACGGTGGATTACAAGGGCACGCCGATCGAGATCGGTTTCAATCCCGAGTTTTTGCTGGACGCGTTGAAGGTGTGTGACGCCGAGATCGTGCTGGAGTTGAAAGACCCGGGTCGCCCCGGCGTTTTCAAGAGCGGGCCGCATTTCACGTATGTGGTCATGCCGGTGAACTTGTCCTGA